In Mycobacterium stomatepiae, the following are encoded in one genomic region:
- a CDS encoding CocE/NonD family hydrolase, whose amino-acid sequence MSTISKRVAGIEPGQRRLNGPQTSGREYRNLSEPQYRTRRHLNVKIPMRDGTELMADIYRPDADGPFPALVAASPYARQIQDLGAPAGFIEAGATDFWVPRGYVHVIVNLRGTGGSGGTFAFFDAQERRDMHDLIEWAAAQPWCDGNVGMLGISYFAMTQLEAAVERPPHLRAIFPFAVTSDLYDAATHHGLPSTKFVSSFLSMLGLTATKGDRFYRSTPFAVARRLLNLSPIHKKFATMNGESANGMLNLMMRLPHPPRPWDELWQNAVVKHPIRDEWWDKRDLTTLLENIDIPVYLGCDWENVPLHLPSTFSTLRNLTRSPCVRVAMLGKYGLTWPWESMHIEALAWYDHWLKGHDTGILEAPAFRYFLPEADEWKAEDSWPPLDSSHVEFALRADATLASDEGEPGSREYWSLGAGLNRARASEIDPPSVLTWTTAPLDDELDVAGDIELRLVASATALDTGWIVLVSEIAEDGTLVEHLTSGWLRASLREVDEDASRPGAPALPCRTAVGVPIGEDVEYRIPLLPNARRFRRGHRIRLTLTSDDQNPDVPAIMDFRHAPVGTSTINTVRSSSRLLLPVLG is encoded by the coding sequence ATGAGCACCATTTCGAAACGCGTCGCCGGAATCGAACCCGGGCAGCGTCGGCTGAACGGACCGCAGACATCGGGCCGCGAGTACCGCAACCTAAGCGAACCGCAGTACCGCACGCGTCGGCACCTCAACGTCAAAATTCCGATGCGTGACGGAACCGAGTTGATGGCCGACATCTATCGTCCGGACGCCGACGGACCGTTTCCGGCACTGGTGGCCGCATCGCCCTATGCCCGGCAGATACAAGACCTCGGCGCGCCGGCCGGCTTCATCGAGGCGGGTGCAACCGACTTCTGGGTGCCCCGGGGCTATGTCCACGTCATCGTGAACCTGCGTGGAACCGGCGGATCCGGTGGGACTTTCGCTTTCTTCGACGCTCAAGAGCGCCGGGATATGCACGATCTGATCGAGTGGGCCGCCGCTCAACCATGGTGTGACGGCAATGTCGGTATGCTGGGCATCAGCTACTTCGCGATGACCCAACTCGAGGCCGCCGTCGAGCGACCTCCACACCTCAGGGCCATCTTTCCGTTCGCCGTCACCAGCGATCTCTACGATGCCGCGACGCACCATGGCCTGCCCAGTACGAAATTCGTCAGTTCGTTTCTGTCGATGCTCGGGCTGACCGCAACGAAGGGCGACCGCTTCTACCGCAGCACGCCTTTTGCCGTTGCCCGCCGGCTGCTGAACCTGTCCCCAATACACAAGAAGTTCGCCACGATGAACGGTGAATCGGCCAACGGCATGCTCAACCTGATGATGAGACTGCCCCACCCTCCGCGACCGTGGGACGAGCTCTGGCAGAACGCCGTTGTCAAACACCCGATACGCGACGAATGGTGGGATAAACGCGACTTGACCACGCTACTCGAAAACATCGATATACCAGTCTATTTGGGCTGCGATTGGGAGAACGTGCCGCTTCACCTGCCGTCAACCTTTTCCACGCTGCGCAACCTGACCAGGAGTCCCTGCGTCCGGGTCGCGATGCTCGGCAAATACGGCCTGACCTGGCCATGGGAGAGCATGCACATCGAAGCCCTTGCGTGGTACGACCATTGGCTCAAAGGACACGACACCGGGATCCTCGAGGCTCCCGCGTTCCGCTATTTCCTGCCCGAAGCCGACGAATGGAAGGCGGAGGATTCGTGGCCTCCGCTCGACAGCTCACATGTGGAGTTCGCCCTGCGCGCCGACGCAACCCTCGCCAGCGACGAGGGCGAACCCGGCAGCCGTGAATACTGGTCCCTGGGAGCAGGACTCAACCGTGCCAGGGCCAGCGAGATCGATCCGCCGTCGGTGTTGACCTGGACCACCGCGCCGCTGGACGACGAGCTCGATGTGGCCGGGGACATCGAACTGCGATTGGTCGCGTCGGCGACCGCGTTGGACACCGGCTGGATCGTTCTCGTGTCCGAGATTGCCGAAGACGGCACGCTGGTCGAGCATCTCACCAGTGGTTGGCTTCGGGCCAGCCTGCGCGAGGTCGACGAAGACGCCAGCCGCCCCGGCGCCCCGGCGCTACCGTGCCGAACAGCGGTCGGCGTCCCGATCGGTGAAGACGTCGAGTACCGAATCCCCTTGCTGCCCAACGCCCGTCGGTTCCGCCGCGGGCACCGCATCCGGTTGACACTCACCAGCGACGACCAGAATCCGGACGTTCCGGCCATCATGGACTTCCGTCATGCGCCGGTCGGCACCAGCACGATCAACACCGTCCGATCGTCGTCGCGACTGTTGCTGCCGGTGCTTGGCTAG